Proteins found in one Salvia splendens isolate huo1 chromosome 10, SspV2, whole genome shotgun sequence genomic segment:
- the LOC121751170 gene encoding plasma membrane ATPase 4 isoform X1, with protein sequence MGGDKAISLEEIKNETVDLEKVPIEEVFEQLKCTREGLSSDEGANRLQIFGPNKLEEKKESKFLKFLGFMWNPLSWVMEAAAIMAIALANGGGKPPDWQDFVGIVCLLVINSTISFIEENNAGNAAAALMAGLAPKTKVLRDGRWSEQEAAILVPGDIISIKLGDIVPADARLLEGDPLKIDQSALTGESLPVTKNAYDEVFSGSTCKQGELEAVVIATGVHTFFGKAAHLVDSTNQVGHFQKVLTAIGNFCICSIAVGMAAEIIVMYPIQHRPYRSGIDNLLVLLIGGIPIAMPTVLSVTMAIGSHRLSQQGAITKRMTAIEEMAGMDVLCSDKTGTLTLNKLTVDKSLIEVFAKGVDPEHVLLLAARASRTENQDAIDAAIVGTLADPKEARAGVKEVHFLPFNPVDKRTALTYIDSEGNWHRASKGAPEQILTLCNCREDLKKKVHSVIDKFAERGLRSLAVARQEVPEKSKDSPGGPWQFIGLLSLFDPPRHDSAETIRRALNLGVNVKMITGDQLAIGKETGRRLGMGVNMYPSASLLGNHKDESIAGLPVEELIEKADGFAGVFPGTVPPIYLLYIISFRVFSIHFLSRFHAEHKYEIVKKLQERKHIVGMTGDGVNDAPALKKADIGIAVADATDAARSASDIVLTEPGLSVIISAVLTSRAIFQRMKNYTIYAVSITIRIVFGFMFIALIWKFDFSPFMVLIIAILNDGTIMTISKDRVKPSPLPDSWKLKEIFATGVVLGGYLALMTVIFFWLIHETDFFPDKFGVRSIRDNEDEMMAALYLQVSIVSQALIFVTRSRSWSFVERPGLLLLVAFAIAQLIATLLAVYANWSFARIHGCGWGWAGVIWIYSIVFYLPLDLMKFAIRYILSGKAWQNLYDNKTAFTTKKDYGKEEREAQWAHAQRTLHGLQNPEADTVFNEKSSYRELSEIAEQAKRRAEIARLRELHTLKGHVESVVKLKGLDIETIQQHYTV encoded by the exons ATGGGTGGGGATAAAGCAATCAGTCTTGAAGAGATCAAGAATGAGACTGTTGATCTG GAAAAAGTCCCAATTGAGGAAGTTTTTGAGCAACTGAAATGCACCAGGGAGGGACTTAGCTCCGATGAGGGGGCCAACAGActtcaaattttcggccccaATAAGTTGGAAGAGAAGAAG GAAAGCAAATTTCTCAAGTTCCTTGGTTTCATGTGGAATCCACTCTCATGGGTCATGGAGGCAGCCGCAATTATGGCCATTGCTTTGGCCAATGGAGGCGGAAAGCCCCCGGATTGGCAGGATTTCGTTGGTATCGTTTGCCTGCTTGTTATCAACTCTACTATAAGTTTCATTGAAGAGAACAACGCCGGAAATGCTGCTGCAGCCCTTATGGCTGGTCTTGCTCCTAAAACAAAG GTTCTCAGGGATGGTCGATGGAGTGAGCAGGAAGCTGCGATTCTCGTACCTGGAGACATTATCAGCATTAAGCTCGGAGACATCGTCCCTGCTGATGCTCGTCTTCTCGAGGGCGATCCTTTAAAGATTGACCAGTCTGCCCTTACCGGAGAATCCCTGCCCGTGACCAAGAATGCGTACGATGAAGTTTTCTCTGGCTCGACTTGCAAACAAGGTGAACTAGAAGCAGTAGTCATTGCAACTGGTGTCCACACATTCTTCGGAAAGGCTGCACATCTTGTCGACAGCACCAACCAGGTCGGACACTTCCAGAAAGTGCTCACTGCGATCGGTAACTTCTGTATCTGCTCCATCGCTGTTGGTATGGCAGCCGAGATAATAGTGATGTACCCGATTCAGCACAGGCCGTACAGAAGTGGAATAGACAACCTCCTCGTTCTTTTGATCGGAGGCATTCCCATTGCTATGCCGACAGTCTTGTCTGTCACCATGGCTATCGGATCCCACCGGCTATCGCAGCAGGGCGCCATCACCAAGAGAATGACTGCTATTGAGGAAATGGCTGGAATGGATGTCTTGTGCAGTGACAAGACTGGAACGCTGACCCTAAACAAGTTGACCGTCGATAAATCCTTGATCGAGGTCTTTGCAAAGGGCGTGGATCCCGAGCACGTGCTACTCCTCGCTGCAAGGGCATCCAGAACCGAAAACCAAGATGCTATCGATGCTGCCATTGTTGGCACCCTCGCTGATCCGAAAGAG GCAAGAGCTGGTGTCAAAGAGGTTCACTTCTTGCCTTTCAACCCTGTCGATAAAAGGACTGCTTTGACTTACATAGACTCCGAAGGGAACTGGCACAGGGCTAGCAAGGGAGCCCCCGAACAG ATTTTGACACTATGCAACTGCAGAGAAGACTTAAAGAAAAAAGTCCACAGTGTTATCGATAAATTCGCTGAGCGTGGGCTTCGGTCTTTGGCTGTCGCCAGACAG GAGGTTCCAGAAAAGTCCAAGGATTCCCCTGGTGGACCGTGGCAGTTTATTGGGCTCTTATCGCTTTTTGATCCTCCGAGACACGATAGTGCTGAGACCATCCGCAGAGCTCTAAACCTCGGTGTCAATGTCAAAATGATCACTG GTGATCAACTTGCCATTGGTAAGGAGACTGGCCGTAGGCTCGGTATGGGAGTAAATATGTACCCGTCCGCTTCTTTACTCGGTAATCACAAGGATGAGTCGATAGCCGGCCTTCCTGTTGAAGAACTGATTGAGAAGGCAGATGGTTTTGCCGGGGTGTTTCCAGGTACGGTTCCTCCCATTTATCTACTATACATCATAAGTTTTCGAgtattttcaattcactttcttTCTCGTTTCCACGCAGAGCACAAATACGAAATCGTGAAGAAGCTGCAGGAGAGGAAGCACATTGTTGGAATGACGGGCGATGGTGTCAACGATGCCCCTGCTCTTAAAAAGGCAGATATCGGAATTGCTGTTGCAGACGCTACTGATGCTGCGAGAAGTGCATCTGACATCGTGCTAACAGAACCCGGACTTAGCGTTATCATTAGTGCAGTGCTGACCAGCAGAGCTATATTCCAGAGAATGAAGAACTATACa ATATACGCAGTGTCCATCACCATCCGTATCGTG TTCGGCTTCATGTTCATTGCATTGATTTGGAAGTTTGATTTCTCCCCCTTCATGGTTTTGATCATTGCCATTCTGAATGATG GTACGATTATGACCATCTCTAAGGATAGAGTGAAGCCATCTCCATTGCCTGATAGCTGGAAGTTGAAAGAGATTTTCGCTACTGGCGTCGTTCTTGGAGGCTATCTCGCTCTAATGACCGTCATTTTCTTCTGGCTGATCCACGAAACCGACTTTTTCCCT GACAAATTTGGAGTTAGAAGTATCAGAGATAACGAGGACGAAATGATGGCCGCTCTATACTTGCAAGTGAGTATTGTCAGCCAAGCCCTTATCTTCGTGACCAGATCTCGCAGCTGGTCATTCGTGGAACGCCCTGGACTTCTACTCTTGGTTGCTTTCGCGATCGCTCAACTG ATTGCCACTCTGCTAGCTGTGTATGCCAACTGGAGTTTCGCAAGAATTCACGGCTGTGGCTGGGGATGGGCCGGTGTTATCTGGATTTACAGCATCGTCTTTTATCTGCCCCTCGACTTGATGAAGTTCGCCATCCGTTACATCTTGAGTGGAAAGGCGTGGCAAAACCTGTATGACAACAAG ACTGCTTTCACAACCAAGAAAGACTATggaaaagaagagagagaagctcaatgggctcatgctcAAAGGACTCTGCATGGACTTCAAAACCCAGAAGCTGACACTGTCTTCAACGAGAAGAGCAGCTATCGCGAACTGTCAGAAATCGCAGAACAAGCTAAAAGGAGAGCTGAGATCGCAAG GCTACGCGAGCTGCACACGCTCAAGGGGCATGTTGAGTCTGTTGTGAAGCTAAAGGGGCTCGACATCGAGACAATCCAACAACATTACACCGTGTAA
- the LOC121751170 gene encoding plasma membrane ATPase 4 isoform X2, with protein MGGDKAISLEEIKNETVDLEKVPIEEVFEQLKCTREGLSSDEGANRLQIFGPNKLEEKKESKFLKFLGFMWNPLSWVMEAAAIMAIALANGGGKPPDWQDFVGIVCLLVINSTISFIEENNAGNAAAALMAGLAPKTKVLRDGRWSEQEAAILVPGDIISIKLGDIVPADARLLEGDPLKIDQSALTGESLPVTKNAYDEVFSGSTCKQGELEAVVIATGVHTFFGKAAHLVDSTNQVGHFQKVLTAIGNFCICSIAVGMAAEIIVMYPIQHRPYRSGIDNLLVLLIGGIPIAMPTVLSVTMAIGSHRLSQQGAITKRMTAIEEMAGMDVLCSDKTGTLTLNKLTVDKSLIEVFAKGVDPEHVLLLAARASRTENQDAIDAAIVGTLADPKEARAGVKEVHFLPFNPVDKRTALTYIDSEGNWHRASKGAPEQILTLCNCREDLKKKVHSVIDKFAERGLRSLAVARQEVPEKSKDSPGGPWQFIGLLSLFDPPRHDSAETIRRALNLGVNVKMITGDQLAIGKETGRRLGMGVNMYPSASLLGNHKDESIAGLPVEELIEKADGFAGVFPEHKYEIVKKLQERKHIVGMTGDGVNDAPALKKADIGIAVADATDAARSASDIVLTEPGLSVIISAVLTSRAIFQRMKNYTIYAVSITIRIVFGFMFIALIWKFDFSPFMVLIIAILNDGTIMTISKDRVKPSPLPDSWKLKEIFATGVVLGGYLALMTVIFFWLIHETDFFPDKFGVRSIRDNEDEMMAALYLQVSIVSQALIFVTRSRSWSFVERPGLLLLVAFAIAQLIATLLAVYANWSFARIHGCGWGWAGVIWIYSIVFYLPLDLMKFAIRYILSGKAWQNLYDNKTAFTTKKDYGKEEREAQWAHAQRTLHGLQNPEADTVFNEKSSYRELSEIAEQAKRRAEIARLRELHTLKGHVESVVKLKGLDIETIQQHYTV; from the exons ATGGGTGGGGATAAAGCAATCAGTCTTGAAGAGATCAAGAATGAGACTGTTGATCTG GAAAAAGTCCCAATTGAGGAAGTTTTTGAGCAACTGAAATGCACCAGGGAGGGACTTAGCTCCGATGAGGGGGCCAACAGActtcaaattttcggccccaATAAGTTGGAAGAGAAGAAG GAAAGCAAATTTCTCAAGTTCCTTGGTTTCATGTGGAATCCACTCTCATGGGTCATGGAGGCAGCCGCAATTATGGCCATTGCTTTGGCCAATGGAGGCGGAAAGCCCCCGGATTGGCAGGATTTCGTTGGTATCGTTTGCCTGCTTGTTATCAACTCTACTATAAGTTTCATTGAAGAGAACAACGCCGGAAATGCTGCTGCAGCCCTTATGGCTGGTCTTGCTCCTAAAACAAAG GTTCTCAGGGATGGTCGATGGAGTGAGCAGGAAGCTGCGATTCTCGTACCTGGAGACATTATCAGCATTAAGCTCGGAGACATCGTCCCTGCTGATGCTCGTCTTCTCGAGGGCGATCCTTTAAAGATTGACCAGTCTGCCCTTACCGGAGAATCCCTGCCCGTGACCAAGAATGCGTACGATGAAGTTTTCTCTGGCTCGACTTGCAAACAAGGTGAACTAGAAGCAGTAGTCATTGCAACTGGTGTCCACACATTCTTCGGAAAGGCTGCACATCTTGTCGACAGCACCAACCAGGTCGGACACTTCCAGAAAGTGCTCACTGCGATCGGTAACTTCTGTATCTGCTCCATCGCTGTTGGTATGGCAGCCGAGATAATAGTGATGTACCCGATTCAGCACAGGCCGTACAGAAGTGGAATAGACAACCTCCTCGTTCTTTTGATCGGAGGCATTCCCATTGCTATGCCGACAGTCTTGTCTGTCACCATGGCTATCGGATCCCACCGGCTATCGCAGCAGGGCGCCATCACCAAGAGAATGACTGCTATTGAGGAAATGGCTGGAATGGATGTCTTGTGCAGTGACAAGACTGGAACGCTGACCCTAAACAAGTTGACCGTCGATAAATCCTTGATCGAGGTCTTTGCAAAGGGCGTGGATCCCGAGCACGTGCTACTCCTCGCTGCAAGGGCATCCAGAACCGAAAACCAAGATGCTATCGATGCTGCCATTGTTGGCACCCTCGCTGATCCGAAAGAG GCAAGAGCTGGTGTCAAAGAGGTTCACTTCTTGCCTTTCAACCCTGTCGATAAAAGGACTGCTTTGACTTACATAGACTCCGAAGGGAACTGGCACAGGGCTAGCAAGGGAGCCCCCGAACAG ATTTTGACACTATGCAACTGCAGAGAAGACTTAAAGAAAAAAGTCCACAGTGTTATCGATAAATTCGCTGAGCGTGGGCTTCGGTCTTTGGCTGTCGCCAGACAG GAGGTTCCAGAAAAGTCCAAGGATTCCCCTGGTGGACCGTGGCAGTTTATTGGGCTCTTATCGCTTTTTGATCCTCCGAGACACGATAGTGCTGAGACCATCCGCAGAGCTCTAAACCTCGGTGTCAATGTCAAAATGATCACTG GTGATCAACTTGCCATTGGTAAGGAGACTGGCCGTAGGCTCGGTATGGGAGTAAATATGTACCCGTCCGCTTCTTTACTCGGTAATCACAAGGATGAGTCGATAGCCGGCCTTCCTGTTGAAGAACTGATTGAGAAGGCAGATGGTTTTGCCGGGGTGTTTCCAG AGCACAAATACGAAATCGTGAAGAAGCTGCAGGAGAGGAAGCACATTGTTGGAATGACGGGCGATGGTGTCAACGATGCCCCTGCTCTTAAAAAGGCAGATATCGGAATTGCTGTTGCAGACGCTACTGATGCTGCGAGAAGTGCATCTGACATCGTGCTAACAGAACCCGGACTTAGCGTTATCATTAGTGCAGTGCTGACCAGCAGAGCTATATTCCAGAGAATGAAGAACTATACa ATATACGCAGTGTCCATCACCATCCGTATCGTG TTCGGCTTCATGTTCATTGCATTGATTTGGAAGTTTGATTTCTCCCCCTTCATGGTTTTGATCATTGCCATTCTGAATGATG GTACGATTATGACCATCTCTAAGGATAGAGTGAAGCCATCTCCATTGCCTGATAGCTGGAAGTTGAAAGAGATTTTCGCTACTGGCGTCGTTCTTGGAGGCTATCTCGCTCTAATGACCGTCATTTTCTTCTGGCTGATCCACGAAACCGACTTTTTCCCT GACAAATTTGGAGTTAGAAGTATCAGAGATAACGAGGACGAAATGATGGCCGCTCTATACTTGCAAGTGAGTATTGTCAGCCAAGCCCTTATCTTCGTGACCAGATCTCGCAGCTGGTCATTCGTGGAACGCCCTGGACTTCTACTCTTGGTTGCTTTCGCGATCGCTCAACTG ATTGCCACTCTGCTAGCTGTGTATGCCAACTGGAGTTTCGCAAGAATTCACGGCTGTGGCTGGGGATGGGCCGGTGTTATCTGGATTTACAGCATCGTCTTTTATCTGCCCCTCGACTTGATGAAGTTCGCCATCCGTTACATCTTGAGTGGAAAGGCGTGGCAAAACCTGTATGACAACAAG ACTGCTTTCACAACCAAGAAAGACTATggaaaagaagagagagaagctcaatgggctcatgctcAAAGGACTCTGCATGGACTTCAAAACCCAGAAGCTGACACTGTCTTCAACGAGAAGAGCAGCTATCGCGAACTGTCAGAAATCGCAGAACAAGCTAAAAGGAGAGCTGAGATCGCAAG GCTACGCGAGCTGCACACGCTCAAGGGGCATGTTGAGTCTGTTGTGAAGCTAAAGGGGCTCGACATCGAGACAATCCAACAACATTACACCGTGTAA